CAAGCATATAAAAGGCTAAAGCTTGTTTTAAATTCGCTGAAGGAGTTTTATTACCTTTCGGATATTTTTCGATTACCTTTTGATATTCTAATATAGCTTTTTCATACCATTTTTCGTAATAATAACTTTCTCCTATCCAAAATTGGGAATTATCCGCTTCTGTAGATTTCGGAAATTTTTCTAAAAATAAAGTAAAGCATCTTCTCGCAGTTTCATAATCAGAATCGTCAAATTTTTGTTTGCCGTAAGCATAAAGCTCTTTTTCTGAAAGATCATTTTCAGCAACAGGCTCTCCGCTTTTTTGTGATGGAATTTGTACTTCTGTCTTATCCTGTGTTTCCAAATTTAAATATTCTTCAACTTTTGATACCCTATTTTTAAGGCCATAAGTCATTTCAGTAA
This region of Desulfobacterales bacterium genomic DNA includes:
- the ybgF gene encoding tol-pal system protein YbgF encodes the protein MEKRVESLELYVQSLEKKKAQLAIDIENLDKKREQKENEIKSQYANLNASFDNFRTEIQKITGKIEETNYSLNKKTSYAEDSRKSEKDKIQSLTEMTYGLKNRVSKVEEYLNLETQDKTEVQIPSQKSGEPVAENDLSEKELYAYGKQKFDDSDYETARRCFTLFLEKFPKSTEADNSQFWIGESYYYEKWYEKAILEYQKVIEKYPKGNKTPSANLKQALAFYMLGDKTNAKIILNELIRKYPNSTEAKIAKTKLASMK